A single region of the Salvia miltiorrhiza cultivar Shanhuang (shh) chromosome 8, IMPLAD_Smil_shh, whole genome shotgun sequence genome encodes:
- the LOC131000854 gene encoding U-box domain-containing protein 26-like — protein sequence MPASFSLEPLDISVHIPHHFRCPISLELMRDPVTVCTGQTYDRSSIEAWVATGNTTCPVTRAPLTDFTLIPNHTLRRLIQDWCVANRSFGVERIPTPKQPADPVLVRTLLRQAASGPYSLRVSAVRRLRSLARDSDKNRILIAANNAREVLMSIAFADVGLDLRHDSLAVLSVLALSEEECVRVASNSERVGFLVNLLFHSSIDVRVNSAAVIENIVAGIRSPELRAEISGADGVFDGVVGILNYPFIHTRGLKIGIKALFALCLVKQHRGKAVAAGAVDALIDRLAEFEKCDSERALATVELLCRIPSGCAAFESHALTVPLLVKIILKISGRATEYAAGALLSLCSASERAQHDAVAAGVLTQLLLLVQSDCTERAKRKAQMLLKLLRNSWPDAYFAKTDDFAGSEVVLF from the coding sequence ATGCCTGCAAGCTTTAGTTTAGAGCCGTTGGATATCTCGGTGCATATTCCTCACCATTTCCGGTGCCCGATCTCGCTCGAGTTGATGCGCGATCCGGTCACCGTTTGTACCGGTCAGACGTACGACCGCTCAAGCATAGAGGCCTGGGTGGCCACCGGCAATACCACCTGCCCTGTTACAAGGGCGCCGCTCACGGATTTCACTCTCATTCCCAACCACACCCTCCGCCGTCTCATCCAGGATTGGTGCGTCGCCAACCGCTCCTTCGGAGTAGAGCGGATCCCCACTCCCAAGCAACCGGCCGACCCGGTTTTGGTTCGTACTTTGCTCCGGCAAGCTGCTTCCGGTCCCTACAGCCTCAGAGTTTCCGCGGTCCGGAGATTGAGATCGCTCGCGCGTGACTCCGATAAGAACAGGATCCTTATCGCCGCCAACAACGCTCGTGAGGTTTTGATGTCCATCGCGTTCGCGGATGTAGGCCTGGATTTGCGCCATGACTCGCTAGCGGTGCTGTCGGTGTTAGCCCTATCGGAAGAGGAGTGCGTGCGCGTCGCTTCCAATTCGGAGCGGGTCGGATTTCTGGTCAATTTACTGTTTCATTCGTCGATCGACGTTAGGGTTAATTCGGCGGCGGTTATCGAGAACATCGTGGCGGGAATCCGCTCGCCTGAGCTTCGGGCGGAGATCAGCGGCGCCGACGGAGTGTTCGACGGCGTCGTCGGCATTTTGAATTATCCTTTCATTCACACGCGCGGGTTGAAGATCGGGATCAAGGCGCTGTTTGCGCTGTGTCTGGTGAAGCAGCACCGGGGCAAGGCGGTGGCTGCGGGGGCGGTGGACGCGCTGATCGACAGGCTGGCGGAGTTCGAGAAGTGCGACTCGGAGAGAGCGCTGGCGACCGTGGAGCTCCTCTGCCGGATTCCGTCCGGCTGCGCGGCGTTCGAGTCGCACGCGCTGACGGTGCCGCTGCTGGTGAAGATAATACTTAAGATATCCGGCCGCGCGACGGAGTACGCGGCGGGGGCTCTGCTGTCGCTCTGCTCGGCGTCCGAGAGGGCGCAGCACGACGCGGTGGCGGCTGGCGTGCTGACGCAGCTGCTGCTGCTAGTGCAGAGCGATTGCACGGAGAGGGCGAAACGTAAAGCGCAAATGCTGCTCAAGTTGCTGCGGAACTCCTGGCCCGATGCTTACTTCGCAAAAACAGATGATTTCGCCGGAAGCGAGGTCgttcttttttaa